In Phaseolus vulgaris cultivar G19833 chromosome 10, P. vulgaris v2.0, whole genome shotgun sequence, a single genomic region encodes these proteins:
- the LOC137819546 gene encoding 1-deoxy-D-xylulose 5-phosphate reductoisomerase, chloroplastic-like, with product MALNLPSPVQVKPLFFSSNNSPKLPGNFCLKRKESDRIEERRVYCSAAAQSPPPAWPGTAIPEPSDFKTWEGPKPITVLGSTGSIGTQTLSIVAEFPERFKVVALAAGSNITLLADQIKTFKPQVVGLRNESLVDELREAIADVEHKPEIIPGEQGVIEAARHPDAVTVVTGIVGCAGLKPTVAAIEAGKDIALANKETMIAGAPFVLPLAKKHNIKILPADSEHSAIFQSIQGLPKGALRKILLTGSGGAFREWPAEKMKDIKLADALKHPIWSLGRKITIDSATLFNKGLEVIEAHYLFGSDYDDIEIVIHPQSIIHSLVETQDSSVIAQLGIPDMRLPLLYTLSWPDRIYCSEITWPRLDLSKYGSLTFYAPDDKKFPSVNLCYSAGRAGGTMTGVLSAANEKAVELFVEEKISYLDIFKVVELTCQEHQKELVASPSLEEIIHYDQWARQYASNLQKASSV from the exons ATGGCTCTGAATTTGCCCTCCCCAGTTCAAGTGAAGCCCTTATTTTTCTCATCAAATAACTCCCCAAAACTTCCAG GTAATTTTTGTTTGAAGAGAAAAGAGAGTGACAGAATAGAAGAAAGAAGAGTTTATTGTTCTGCTGCAGCTCAATCACCACCACCAGCTTGGCCTGGAACAGCTATTCCAGAGCCTTCTGATTTTAAGACATGGGAAGGACCAAAACCTATTACTGTCTTAGGATCTACTGGTTCTATTGGAACTCAG ACACTGAGTATAGTGGCTGAGTTTCCAGAAAGGTTCAAGGTTGTGGCACTTGCTGCTGGCTCAAATATTACCCTTCTTGCTGACCAG ATAAAGACATTTAAGCCTCAAGTTGTTGGTCTTAGAAATGAGTCTTTGGTGGATGAACTTAGAGAGGCTATTGCTGATGTGGAACACAAACCTGAAATCATCCCTGGAGAGCAAGGAGTCATTGAG GCTGCCCGTCACCCTGATGCAGTCACTGTAGTTACAGGAATAGTTGGTTGTGCAGGATTAAag CCAACAGTTGCAGCAATTGAGGCTGGGAAAGACATAGCTTTGGCCAACAAAGAGACAATGATTGCTGGAGCCCCTTTTGTTCTTCCTCTTGctaaaaaacataacataaaaattCTTCCAGCTGATTCGGAACATTCTGCAATTTTTCAG TCTATCCAGGGGTTGCCAAAGGGTGCACTTAGGAAAATCCTTTTAACTGGGTCAGGAGGTGCTTTCAG AGAATGGCCAGCTGAAAAGATGAAAGACATTAAACTTGCTGATGCATTAAAGCACCCCATATGGAGTTTGGGGAGAAAAATAACTATTGACTCTGCTACCCTTTTCAATAAG GGTCTAGAAGTAATTGAAGCACATTACTTGTTTGGATCAGACTACGATGATATTGAGATTGTTATTCATCCACAATCTATCATACATTCCTTGGTTGAAACACAG GATTCATCTGTTATTGCACAGTTGGGGATACCTGATATGCGCTTACCACTCCTTTACACATTATCCTGGCCAGACAGAATCTACTGCTCTGAAATAACTTGGCCTCGCCTTGATCTTAGCAA GTATGGTTCTTTAACATTTTATGCACCTGATGATAAGAAGTTTCCATCGGTGAATCTATGCTATTCTGCTGGACGTGCTGGGGGCACCATGACAGGAGTTCTCAGTGCAGCAAATGAGAAAGCTGTAGAACTGTTTGTTGAAGAAAA GATTAGTTACCTGGACATATTCAAGGTTGTGGAGCTAACATGCCAAGAACATCAAAAAGAATTAGTAGCATCTCCTTCACTGGAAGAAATTATTCACTATGATCAGTGGGCAAGACAATATGCTTCTAATCTGCAAAAAGCTTCAAGTGTTTGA